In Alosa sapidissima isolate fAloSap1 chromosome 11, fAloSap1.pri, whole genome shotgun sequence, a single window of DNA contains:
- the ccdc77 gene encoding coiled-coil domain-containing protein 77 — protein sequence MESPPTRDAGPSNYILNQSQEVDSPLPPITERLAYLRPSRELLEFYRQKVAQFDGEHEDLLQMLEKYRSSTEDQHKLQWEVRQREGEIAELQKALSDMQVYLFQEREQALRLYAENDRLKIRELEDRKKIQHLLALVGPDVGEITYFHREPPNKITIPQNKVQPRPQDQWKVSKSKAAKEASKKLSREGVESGETAEQYKKDNQTLLLQVEALQAQMEEQTRLAKEQVESLLEDRRIRVEEVQVQHQRDQDRITALTNKLQRTQTLLYESTRDFLQLKFDSRTHEKGWMVEKDRLLRQLDTCHEKLQSGRGGLDRPGRATAPQRLAQAPPESQQMHQEEIRALSEELKQAHKLADMYREQCVGLETELAQIREEGDVGKEIFQERSTKIAKRLQMMTQRYEALEKRRVMEVEGFKTDIKHLRLKLKDVEKQLFKVTLNVGPDQDLAILHEVRQTNARTKKVQGELKTLKAKIYGLENDLRYC from the exons ATGGAATCACCACCAACCCGAGATGCAGGTCCCAGCAA ctATATTCTTAATCAAAGCCAGGAGGTTGACTCACCTCTGCCTCCAATCACTGAGCGTCTGGCCTACCTCCGGCCATCTCGTGAGTTGCTGGAGTTCTACAGGCAGAAGGTGGCTCAGTTTGATGGGGAACATGAGGACCTCCTGCAGATGCTGGAGAAGTACAGAAGCTCTACAGAAGATCAG CATAAACTCCAGTGGGAGGTCCGACAGCGCGAGGGAGAGATTGCGGAGCTTCAGAAGGCACTAAGCGACATGCAGGTCTATCTCTTCCAAGAGCGAGAACAAGCACTGCGCTTGTACGCAGAAAATGACCGTTTGAAAATCAG AGAGTTGGAGGACAGAAAGAAAATCCAGCATCTTTTGGCACTGGTGGGTCCAGATGTTGGGGAGATCACTTACTTTCACCGAGAGCCTCCAAACAAG ATCACAATTCCTCAGAATAAGGTGCAGCCAAGGCCTCAGGATcagtggaaggtttcaaaatcAAAAGCTGCTAAAG AAGCCAGTAAGAAGCTCTCCAGAGAAGGAGTGGAGAGTGGCGAGACAGCAGAACAGTACAAGAAAGACAACCAGACCTTGCTGCTGCAG GTGGAGGCGCTCCAGGCCCAGATGGAGGAGCAGACGCGTCTGGCTAAAGAACAGGTGGAGTCGCTCCTGGAGGACCGGCGCATCCGCGTGGAGGAGGTTCAGGTTCAGCACCAGAGAGACCAAGACCGGATCACGGCTCTCACTAACAA GCTCCAGCGCACACAGACCCTGCTGTACGAGAGCACCAGGGACTTCCTGCAGCTGAAGTTCGACAGCCGCACCCATGAGAAGGGCTGGATGGTGGAGAAGGACCGGCTCCTGCGGCAGCTCGACACCTGTCACGAGAAGCTCCAGAGTGGCCGCGGTGGCCTGGACAGACCGGGACGAGCCACAGCACCGCAGCGTCTCGCCCAGGCACCGCCAGAGTCCCAACAGATGCATCAGGAGGAGATTCGG GCACTGAGCGAGGAGCTTAAGCAGGCCCACAAACTGGCAGACATGTACCGCGAGCAGTGTGTGGGTTTAGAAACAGAACTGGCACAAATCAGAGAAGAGGGAGATGTGGGTAAAGAAATCTTTCAG gaGCGGTCCACTAAGATAGCAAAGCGTTTGCAGATGATGACTCAGCGTTATGAGGCCCTGGAGAAGAGGCGAGTAATGGAGGTTGAGGGCTTCAAGACAGACATCAAACATTTGAGACTAAAACTGAAGGATGTGGAGAAACAGCTCTTTAAG GTGACTCTAAATGTGGGGCCAGATCAGGACCTGGCCATTCTACATGAAGTACGACAGACCAACGCCCGCACCAAAAAAGTACAAGGAGAACTGAAGACTCTGAAGGCCAAAATCTACGGACTGGAGAACGACCTCAGATACTGCTGA
- the LOC121724020 gene encoding ras-related protein Rab-19, with translation MQWCRWMGNRKSNTRSQPTEMELDEDSCDFLFKIILIGDTSVGKTCVVHSFKSGLFLERQQNTIGVDFTVRTLDIDGKKVKMQVWDTAGQERFRTLTQGYYRNAHGAMIAYDLTRHSTFESLPHWIQEVEQCGAPSIVVIFIGNKCDLESERQVLFEDACTLAEQRGALAALETSAKMDHNIEEAFFLMAKELIVRSGGVVNQEPYSESPYPLLHSDSHTINLEESSENKPCGC, from the exons ATGCAGTGGTGCAGGTGGATGGGAAACCGAAAGTCAAACACAAGAAGCCAG CCCACGGAGATGGAGCTAGACGAGGACTCCTGTGATTTCCTCTTCAAGATCATCCTCATCGGAGACACCAGCGTGGGCAAGACTTGTGTGGTCCACAGTTTCAAGTCAGGATTGTTTCTTGAAAGGCAGCAGAACACTATAGGAGTGGACTTCACAGTTCGAACTTTGGACATTGATGGCAAAAAGGTCAAG ATGCAGGTTTGGGATACAGCAGGACAGGAGCGCTTTAGGACCCTCACCCAGGGCTACTACCGGAATGCCCATGGTGCCATGATCGCCTATGACCTGACCCGTCACAGCACCTTTGAATCCCTACCTCACTGGATCCAGGAAGTGGAGCAATGTGGAGCACCCAGCATAGTAGTCATCTTCATAG GCAACAAGTGTGATCTTGAATCTGAACGTCAAGTGTTGTTTGAAGATGCATGTACTTTGGCTGAACAACGGGGGGCACTAGCTGCACTAGAAACATCTGCCAAAATGGACCATAATATTGAGGAAGCCTTCTTCTTGATGGCAAAAGAACTCATTGTGAGAAGCGGAGGGGTGGTCAATCAGGAGCCCTACTCGGAGTCCCCTTACCCCTTGCTACATTCTGACTCCCACACCATAAACCTGGAGGAGTCATCAGAGAATAAGCCATGCGGCTGCTGA
- the hdhd5 gene encoding haloacid dehalogenase-like hydrolase domain-containing 5 yields MAKFFTRLNFIKLGWRFLSTSSLGRSPVHVPPASQRFYSSVIGHPSFGLLFDIDGVLVRGRTPIPAAKQCFRNLVDRDGKYKVPVVFVTNAGNCVRQTKAEQLSHLLEVEVSPDQVMLSHSPLRVFSQFHDKCVLVSGQGPILEVANNLGFQNVVTIDMLRESYPLLDVVDHHRRPKNSVPQTRDLPPIEAVILFGEPIRWETNLQLIVDVLLTNGKPGNTVTSLQYPHIPVLACNMDLLWMAEAKNPRFGHGMFLVCLESIYKKVTGRELKYEALIGKPSVVTYNYAELLIRKQAETLGWTSPVERLYAIGDNPMADIYGANLYNRYLKASRRVRAQMQAQGGGNPRQEMDEVAGPDVAMGDVGDDPLPVGCSSILVCTGVYNRDQQDLPPDPDETVTEQRIFHGHRDFRFDPSLTQPSFVVQDVREAVELVFQQESCPLD; encoded by the exons ATGGCAAAGTTTTTCACTCGATTGAATTTTATTAAATTGGGTTGGCGATTTCTCAGCACTAGTAGTTTGGGGAGGAGCCCTGTCCATGTGCCACCTGCCTCTCAACGCTTCTACAGTAGCGTTATA GGTCACCCCTCCTTCGGACTACTGTTTGATATTGATGGCGTTCTGGTGCGTGGAAGAACACCCATACCTGCAGCCAAACAGTGTTTCAGGAATCTGGTGGATAGAGATGGGAAATACAAAGTCCCTGTTGTCTTCGTGACAAATGCAGGGAACTGTGTTAGGCAAACCAAGGCTGAACAACTGTCTCACCTGCTTGAAGTTGAG GTGTCTCCAGATCAAGTCATGTTGTCCCACAGCCCATTGAGAGTCTTCAGTCAGTTTCATGACAAATGCGTGCTTGTGTCTGGCCAGGGACCAATCTTGGAGGTGGCCAACAA TCTCGGGTTTCAAAATGTTGTGACCATAGATATGCTTCGGGAATCGTATCCCCTTCTTGATGTGGTGGATCACCATCGCAGACCTAAGAACTCA GTACCTCAAACCAGGGATCTTCCACCAATAGAAG CCGTTATTCTATTTGGTGAGCCAATCAGATGGGAGACGAACCTTCAGCTGATTGTGGATGTTCTCCTCACTAATGGGAAGCCTGGGAATACGGTGACCTCTCTGCAGTACCCTCACATCCCTGTGCTAGCCTGTAACATGGATCTCCTGTGGATGGCAGAGGCCAAAAACCCAAG ATTTGGCCATGGGATGTTCCTCGTCTGTCTAGAGAGCATCTACAAGAAGGTCACTGGTCGTGAGTTAAAGTACGAGGCTTTGATAGGGAAGCCCAGTGTGGTGACCTACAACTACGCAGAGCTGCTGATCCGCAAGCAGGCCGAGACTCTCGGCTGGACTTCGCCGGTTGAGCGTCTGTATGCCATTGG TGATAACCCAATGGCCGATATCTATGGAGCCAACCTCTACAACCGCTACCTGAAAGCGTCTCGCCGCGTCCGAGCACAGATGCAGGCTCAGGGAGGGGGAAACCCGAGACAGGAGATGGACGAAGTAGCGGGACCGGACGTGGCCATGGGGGATGTGGGGGACGACCCTCTGCCCGTAGGCTGCAGCTCCATCCTGGTCTGCACGGGGGTCTACAACCGGGACCAGCAGGACCTTCCCCCGGACCCGGACGAGACGGTCACCGAGCAGCGCATCTTCCACGGCCACCGTGACTTTCGCTTCGACCCCAGCCTCACTCAGCCCTCCTTCGTTGTGCAGGATGTGCGTGAGGCCGTGGAGCTGGTCTTCCAGCAAGAGAGCTGCCCACTGGACTAG
- the ccdc34 gene encoding coiled-coil domain-containing protein 34 has protein sequence MSVFLPTTSKSLTSTPLKSKDKGIYRSKSVEYDSTDDSTYSLLSPIYHDSFEGSDDDPEVEQLQKRLNSLAASTEDIRHPSPQRNGKLHIQRKVAELKLEKSSVSLHNLSAWEQWLVTKAKEERLKLEQKALEERTLKEKKEQAEKEKRRKRIQTENKIQDWLKMKRAMEKHEKECKEHQKQEEVEREKQKRREFELKAQEKYKEWLLKKKEEENERKQREQEEAALKEVEEKERRRRAEDTFQEWLRAQNRNRVKCNTPSPQGYDNLNYPAPSFYNPIPWKPIPVPPPEKAPRKRTQRGKPLGPPRHQSSSPCLTFRYKDTLSFASKRR, from the exons atgtctgtgtttctgcCAACCACATCCAAAAGCCTGACATCAACTCCACTGAAAAGCAAAGACAAAGGTATTTACAGGAGCAAAAGTGTGGAGTATGACTCCACCGATGATTCCACCTACTCGTTGTTGTCGCCAATTTACCACGATAGTTTTGAGGGTTCAGATGATGACCCTGAGGTGGAACAACTGCAGAAGAGGCTGAACAGCCTGGCAGCGTCAACTGAGGATATCAGACACCCTTCTCCGCAGAG gAATGGGAAATTGCACATTCAAAGGAAAGTTGCAGAGTTAAAGCTGGAGAAATCTTCTGTTTCACTGCATAACCTAAGTGCCTGGGAACAGTGGCTGGTCACCAAAGCAAAAGAAGAACGTCTCAAATTAGAACAGAAAGCTCTGGAG GAGCGCACTCTTAAAGAGAAGAAGGAACAGGCTGAAAAGGAAAAGAGGCGAAAGAGAATACAGACAGAGAACAAAATACAGGATTGGCTGAAAATGAAAAGAGCAATG GAAAAACATGAAAAGGAGTGCAAGGAACATCAAAAACAAGAGGAGgttgaaagagaaaaacagaagcGGAGAGAATTTGAACTCAAAGCACAAGAGAAATATAAGGAGTGGTTGCtcaagaagaaagaagaggaaaaTGAGAGAAAACAAAGAGAACAG GAAGAGGCAGCATtgaaagaggtggaggagaaggagaggaggaggagagcagaggacacATTTCAGGAGTGGCTCAGAGCGCAGAACAGAAACCGAGTCAAGTGCAACACGCCCTCCCCTCAAG GCTATGACAACCTGAACTATCCAGCTCCCAGTTTCTACAACCCCATTCCATGGAAGCCCATACCTGTTCCACCTCCAGAGAAGGCTCCCCGGAAGAGAACCCAACGCGGCAAACCGCTGGGACCACCCAGGCACCAGTCCTCCTCTCCATGTCTGACATTCCGGTACAAAGACACTCTGAGCTTTGCCAGCAAGAGGCGATGA